A single window of Martelella sp. NC20 DNA harbors:
- a CDS encoding L,D-transpeptidase family protein — MTKDLNKIGRTVSRRGFIAAAAGVVVLPKLAAAQSAVEALINTPGRGKWDEQFDAVTSSAQASVSSNQPILSPNAPMNIMQAMAEYQRINGNGGWPEVHPNVPLQFGVYDPSVRQLRQRLIVSGDLPQEAGVSDSYDSYVQGAVKRFQARHGLAQTGYIDEYTLKALNVSAAVRLAQLETNLARVEDLGSDLGQRYVLVNIPAAYAEAVENDVVALRNVAIVGRPSRPTPLLNSKIFEIIFNPPWTVPRSIIQKDIMPLMREDPNYLVDNKIRLYDNKGQEVDPLTVDWNAETAPNLTFRQDPGPNSAMASTKINFHNKHAVYMHDTPSQSLFNDMLRFESSGCVRIENVRDLDVWLLKNTPGWNRQKIEETIHAGISTPVDLADPVPNHFVYITAWSTKDGIVQFRDDIYNLDGAPELALQTTTGIE; from the coding sequence ATGACAAAAGACCTGAACAAGATCGGCAGGACCGTTTCGCGGCGCGGTTTCATCGCCGCCGCTGCCGGTGTCGTGGTGCTGCCGAAGCTGGCCGCCGCGCAGTCGGCGGTCGAAGCTTTGATCAATACGCCCGGCCGCGGCAAATGGGATGAGCAATTCGACGCCGTTACCTCGAGCGCGCAGGCATCCGTCAGTTCCAACCAGCCGATTCTCAGTCCCAACGCGCCGATGAACATCATGCAGGCGATGGCGGAATATCAGCGCATCAATGGCAATGGCGGCTGGCCGGAAGTCCATCCCAACGTGCCGCTGCAGTTCGGCGTCTACGATCCGTCGGTGCGCCAGTTGCGTCAGCGCCTGATCGTCTCCGGCGACCTGCCGCAGGAAGCGGGGGTCTCCGATTCCTACGATTCCTACGTTCAGGGCGCGGTGAAACGCTTCCAGGCCCGTCACGGCCTCGCCCAGACCGGCTATATCGACGAGTACACGCTGAAGGCGCTCAATGTCAGCGCCGCCGTGCGCCTTGCCCAGCTTGAAACCAATCTGGCGCGCGTCGAGGATCTCGGCTCCGATCTCGGCCAGCGTTATGTGCTGGTCAACATTCCGGCGGCTTATGCGGAAGCGGTGGAAAACGACGTCGTGGCGCTGCGCAATGTCGCCATTGTCGGACGTCCGTCGCGGCCGACGCCGCTTTTGAACTCGAAGATCTTCGAAATCATCTTCAATCCGCCCTGGACCGTGCCGCGCTCGATCATCCAGAAGGATATCATGCCGCTGATGCGCGAGGACCCGAACTATCTGGTCGACAACAAGATCCGGCTCTACGACAACAAGGGGCAGGAAGTCGATCCGCTGACGGTGGACTGGAATGCCGAGACCGCGCCGAACCTGACCTTCCGCCAGGATCCGGGTCCCAACAGCGCCATGGCCTCGACCAAGATCAATTTCCACAACAAGCACGCCGTCTACATGCACGACACGCCCAGCCAGTCGCTGTTCAACGACATGCTGCGTTTCGAATCATCGGGCTGCGTGCGCATCGAAAACGTGCGCGACCTCGATGTCTGGCTGCTGAAGAACACGCCCGGCTGGAACCGCCAGAAGATCGAGGAGACGATCCATGCCGGCATCTCCACGCCGGTGGACCTCGCCGATCCTGTGCCGAACCATTTCGTCTACATCACCGCATGGTCGACGAAGGACGGGATCGTGCAGTTCCGCGACGACATCTACAATCTCGACGGCGCGCCGGAGCTGGCGCTGCAGACCACCACCGGTATCGAATAG
- the glyA gene encoding serine hydroxymethyltransferase, whose product MTSQTAFTENFFNRSLADTDPAIFDAIGKELGRQRHEIELIASENIVSRAVLEAQGSIMTNKYAEGYPGKRYYGGCQFVDIAEELAIERAKKLFGVEYVNVQPNSGSQMNQAVFLALLQPGDTFMGLDLNSGGHLTHGSPVNMSGKWFNVVSYGVSKDDNLIDMDEVARKAEEQRPKLIIAGGTAYSRIWDWKRFREIADSIGAYLMVDMAHIAGLVAGGVHPSPCPHAHVVTTTTHKSLRGPRGGVVMTNDADIAKKINSAVFPGLQGGPLMHIIAAKAVAFGEALQPDFRQYAEQVVKNARALAGALMEGGLDVVSGGTDNHSMLVDLRKKNATGKRAEAALGRAYITCNKNGIPFDPEKPFVTSGVRLGTPAGTTRGFTEKEFSEIGSLIVEVLDGLKEANSDEGNAAVEAAVRDKVVNLTERFPMYGYMG is encoded by the coding sequence ATGACCAGTCAGACCGCGTTTACCGAGAACTTCTTCAACCGTTCGCTTGCCGACACCGATCCCGCCATCTTCGATGCGATCGGCAAGGAACTCGGTCGTCAGCGCCACGAGATCGAGCTGATCGCGTCCGAAAACATCGTCTCGCGCGCCGTGCTCGAGGCCCAGGGCTCGATCATGACCAACAAATATGCCGAGGGTTATCCGGGCAAGCGCTATTACGGCGGCTGCCAGTTTGTCGACATCGCCGAGGAACTGGCGATCGAGCGCGCCAAGAAGCTGTTCGGCGTCGAATATGTCAACGTCCAGCCGAACTCCGGCTCGCAGATGAACCAGGCCGTGTTCCTGGCGCTGTTGCAGCCGGGCGATACATTCATGGGCCTCGATCTCAATTCGGGCGGTCACCTGACCCATGGTTCGCCGGTCAACATGTCGGGCAAATGGTTCAACGTCGTCTCCTACGGCGTCAGCAAGGACGATAACCTCATCGATATGGATGAGGTCGCCCGGAAGGCCGAGGAGCAGCGGCCGAAGCTGATCATTGCGGGCGGCACCGCCTATTCGCGGATCTGGGACTGGAAGCGTTTCCGCGAGATCGCCGATTCGATCGGCGCCTATCTGATGGTCGACATGGCCCATATCGCGGGTCTGGTCGCCGGCGGCGTGCATCCGTCTCCGTGTCCGCATGCCCATGTGGTCACCACAACCACCCATAAATCGCTGCGCGGCCCGCGCGGCGGCGTGGTGATGACCAATGACGCCGACATTGCCAAGAAGATCAATTCCGCCGTCTTCCCCGGCCTTCAGGGCGGTCCGCTGATGCACATCATCGCCGCCAAGGCGGTCGCCTTCGGCGAGGCATTGCAGCCCGATTTCAGGCAGTATGCCGAGCAGGTGGTGAAGAACGCCCGTGCGCTGGCCGGCGCGCTGATGGAAGGCGGCCTCGACGTCGTCTCGGGCGGCACCGACAACCACTCGATGCTGGTCGATCTGCGCAAGAAGAACGCCACCGGCAAGCGCGCCGAGGCGGCGCTCGGCCGCGCCTACATCACCTGCAACAAGAACGGCATCCCCTTCGATCCGGAAAAACCGTTCGTGACCTCCGGCGTCCGTCTCGGCACGCCCGCCGGCACCACGCGCGGCTTTACCGAGAAGGAATTCTCCGAGATCGGTTCGCTGATCGTGGAAGTGCTCGACGGGCTGAAGGAAGCCAACTCCGACGAGGGCAATGCAGCCGTTGAAGCGGCGGTGCGCGACAAGGTGGTCAACCTCACCGAGCGCTTCCCGATGTATGGCTATATGGGCTGA
- the nrdR gene encoding transcriptional regulator NrdR, protein MRCPFCNSPDTQVKDSRPAEDNTSIRRRRVCPDCGGRFTTFERVQLRELVVIKKNGRKVPFDRDKLVRSFDIALRKRPVERERIERAVSGIVRRMESSGEPEVQSEEIGLLVLEALKNLDDVAFVRFASVYRDFSTTEDFEEIIAEFSAKLARETGVEHD, encoded by the coding sequence ATGCGCTGCCCGTTCTGCAATTCGCCTGATACCCAGGTCAAGGATTCGCGCCCGGCGGAGGACAATACGTCGATCCGCCGCCGGCGCGTCTGTCCGGATTGCGGCGGGCGCTTCACCACGTTCGAGCGCGTGCAGTTGCGCGAGCTCGTCGTAATCAAGAAGAACGGCCGCAAGGTGCCGTTCGACCGCGACAAGCTGGTGCGTTCCTTCGATATCGCGCTCCGCAAGCGCCCGGTCGAGCGCGAGAGGATCGAGCGCGCCGTCTCCGGCATCGTGCGCCGCATGGAAAGCTCGGGCGAGCCGGAGGTGCAGTCGGAGGAAATCGGCCTTCTGGTTCTGGAAGCGCTGAAAAACCTCGACGATGTCGCCTTCGTGCGGTTTGCCTCGGTCTATCGCGATTTCTCCACGACGGAGGATTTCGAGGAGATCATCGCCGAATTCTCGGCCAAGCTTGCGCGCGAAACCGGCGTCGAGCACGACTGA
- the nusB gene encoding transcription antitermination factor NusB: MTTEKTANQRGAARLAAVQALYQMDIGGTALADVLAEYEVYRLGKEVDGDTYLKADPGWFRSIVTGVVKDQKKLDPMIAGAISEGWTLSRLDSTLLAILRAGVFEITSKPDVPTAVIVTEYVEIATAFFEGDEGKLVNAVLDRIARRERGERKAN, encoded by the coding sequence ATGACCACGGAAAAGACCGCCAATCAGCGGGGTGCTGCACGCCTCGCCGCCGTTCAGGCCCTCTATCAGATGGATATCGGCGGAACCGCGCTCGCCGATGTGCTGGCCGAATACGAGGTCTACCGCCTCGGCAAGGAGGTCGACGGCGACACCTATCTGAAGGCCGATCCGGGCTGGTTCCGCTCGATCGTCACCGGCGTCGTCAAGGACCAGAAGAAACTCGACCCGATGATCGCCGGCGCGATCTCGGAAGGCTGGACGCTGTCGCGGCTCGATTCGACGCTTCTCGCCATTTTGCGCGCCGGCGTATTCGAAATCACGTCGAAGCCCGATGTGCCGACCGCCGTCATCGTCACCGAATATGTCGAAATCGCCACCGCCTTCTTCGAGGGCGACGAGGGCAAGCTGGTGAACGCGGTGCTGGACCGCATCGCGCGGCGCGAACGCGGCGAGCGCAAGGCTAACTGA
- the pdxR gene encoding MocR-like pyridoxine biosynthesis transcription factor PdxR, with the protein MKNTIAAESIFLRATDAPTLQGRLAAALVRAILESSARPGTRLPSSRKLAETLGLSRMTVTLVYQELVGQGYLETRPRSGVAVAATAPHRKLKVAGMTAGDKPLDWGHWLSGHPPPRRVIRKPADWRSYRYPFIYGQPDPRLFDHHAWRDCARRALGSRDFAELSTDRYGSDDPLLIDYICSNTLPRRGIHARPDEVLVTLGAQNALYIAVELLCRADRPAVTEEPGYPDIAETLRRSQSPTTFLPVDGLGLNPETLPEDTRLVMITPSHHIPTGSTMPLGRRQDLLNRAAARDFVIVEDDYDFEMSYLGPSAPALKSLDTQGRVLYIGSFSKSLFPGLRIGYLVAPAPFIAKARALRTMLLRHPPGHLQRITAYFLALGHYDAHIVRLRGAMVKRRAVLEQALAKSCLTLESAAVAGGASVWLRGPDGLDSAQLAEDLKADGVLIEPGAVFFENPPEPCPLFRLGYGSIDSADIPRGIELIDAAVKRAVVGR; encoded by the coding sequence ATGAAAAACACCATCGCCGCCGAAAGCATTTTCCTGCGCGCCACCGACGCGCCGACCCTGCAGGGACGGCTCGCCGCGGCATTGGTGCGCGCGATCCTGGAAAGCAGCGCGCGACCCGGCACCCGCCTGCCTTCCAGCCGGAAGCTTGCCGAAACGCTCGGCCTGTCGCGCATGACGGTGACGCTGGTCTATCAGGAGCTTGTCGGCCAGGGTTATCTCGAAACCCGGCCGCGCTCGGGCGTGGCGGTCGCCGCCACCGCCCCTCACCGCAAGCTGAAGGTCGCCGGCATGACCGCCGGCGACAAGCCGCTCGACTGGGGCCACTGGCTTTCCGGTCATCCGCCGCCGCGGCGCGTCATCCGCAAGCCGGCGGACTGGCGCAGCTATCGCTATCCGTTCATCTATGGCCAGCCCGATCCGCGCCTTTTCGATCACCACGCCTGGCGCGACTGCGCCCGCCGCGCGCTCGGCAGCCGCGATTTCGCCGAACTTTCGACCGATCGCTACGGCAGCGACGATCCGTTGCTGATCGACTACATCTGTTCCAACACATTGCCCCGGCGCGGCATCCATGCCCGGCCGGATGAGGTGCTGGTCACGCTCGGCGCGCAGAATGCGCTTTATATCGCGGTCGAACTCCTGTGCCGCGCCGACCGGCCGGCCGTCACCGAGGAGCCGGGCTACCCCGATATCGCCGAGACGCTGCGCCGGTCGCAAAGCCCGACCACCTTCCTGCCGGTCGATGGGCTGGGGCTCAATCCGGAAACGCTGCCGGAAGACACAAGGTTGGTGATGATCACCCCGAGCCACCATATCCCCACCGGCTCGACCATGCCGCTTGGCCGCCGTCAGGATCTGCTGAACCGCGCGGCGGCCCGGGATTTCGTGATCGTGGAGGACGACTACGATTTCGAGATGTCCTATCTCGGCCCGTCGGCGCCGGCGCTGAAATCGCTCGATACCCAGGGACGCGTCCTCTATATCGGCAGTTTCTCGAAGTCGCTGTTTCCGGGCCTCAGGATCGGCTATCTGGTGGCGCCCGCCCCGTTCATCGCCAAGGCGCGGGCATTGCGGACAATGCTGCTGCGCCACCCGCCCGGCCACCTGCAGCGCATCACCGCCTATTTTCTGGCGCTAGGCCATTATGACGCCCATATCGTCCGGCTCCGCGGAGCGATGGTGAAGCGGCGCGCGGTGCTGGAACAGGCGCTGGCGAAGAGCTGCCTCACGCTCGAAAGCGCGGCGGTCGCCGGCGGCGCCAGCGTGTGGCTGAGGGGGCCCGACGGGCTCGACAGCGCTCAACTCGCCGAGGATCTGAAGGCCGACGGCGTGTTGATCGAGCCGGGCGCGGTATTCTTCGAAAACCCGCCAGAGCCCTGCCCGCTGTTCCGGCTCGGCTACGGCTCGATCGATTCCGCCGATATTCCGCGCGGGATAGAACTGATCGATGCAGCGGTAAAACGGGCTGTTGTCGGGCGCTGA
- a CDS encoding TRAP transporter substrate-binding protein, whose protein sequence is MTILTRFVTGAVAALALSLPAAATEYRIAVGDGAGGTQEALGKAFVAALEEQSGGEMTGKLFLNGQLGDEQDTVTAAATGTLDFSILAINNITPFSPSVGTLTLPYVILSQDDAEKLTQGEIGQQMIEQTIEDAGVRIIGWAYSGFRVLTNSKKPVSTVDDLQGLVIRVPKNEIMIETYKSWGVNPTPMAWGETFAALQQKVVDGQDNPYMTVYAMKFDEVQKYITNLHYIFSIEPLIVSEALFESLSEEEQQQVLAAGEAATQASSAFLKAEESKIREELVSRGMEIIDPADGEKAFIDLATTAVWPQFYEQIGGKEVLDNVLTSLGREPAK, encoded by the coding sequence ATGACCATTCTCACCCGTTTTGTGACCGGCGCCGTGGCCGCTCTCGCTCTCAGCCTGCCGGCCGCCGCCACCGAATACCGCATCGCCGTCGGCGATGGCGCGGGCGGCACCCAGGAAGCGCTCGGCAAGGCGTTCGTTGCAGCGCTGGAAGAGCAGTCCGGCGGCGAAATGACCGGCAAGCTGTTCCTCAACGGCCAGCTCGGCGATGAGCAGGACACCGTGACGGCGGCTGCCACCGGCACGCTCGACTTCTCGATCCTCGCGATCAACAACATCACCCCGTTCTCGCCCTCCGTCGGCACGCTGACGCTGCCTTACGTGATCCTCAGCCAGGACGACGCCGAAAAGCTGACCCAGGGCGAGATCGGCCAGCAGATGATCGAACAGACCATCGAGGATGCCGGCGTACGGATCATCGGCTGGGCCTATTCCGGCTTCCGGGTTCTGACCAATTCCAAGAAGCCCGTCTCGACCGTGGACGATCTGCAGGGCCTGGTGATCCGCGTTCCGAAGAACGAGATCATGATCGAGACCTACAAGAGCTGGGGCGTCAACCCGACGCCGATGGCATGGGGCGAAACCTTTGCAGCCCTTCAGCAGAAGGTCGTCGACGGTCAGGACAATCCCTACATGACCGTCTATGCGATGAAGTTCGACGAGGTGCAGAAATATATCACCAACCTGCACTACATCTTCTCGATCGAGCCGCTGATCGTCTCCGAGGCGCTGTTTGAAAGCCTCTCGGAAGAAGAGCAGCAGCAGGTGCTGGCAGCGGGCGAAGCCGCGACCCAGGCCTCGTCGGCATTCCTGAAGGCGGAAGAGTCCAAGATCCGCGAAGAACTCGTCAGCCGCGGCATGGAGATCATCGATCCCGCCGATGGCGAAAAGGCGTTCATCGATCTCGCCACCACGGCCGTCTGGCCGCAGTTCTACGAGCAGATCGGCGGCAAGGAAGTGCTGGACAACGTGCTGACCTCGCTTGGTCGCGAACCGGCGAAGTAA
- a CDS encoding TRAP transporter small permease translates to MSAFWLFVDKFESHVCRVLLAVFVTLLFVQIVARQLFGFSITWIEELSVILFVWFAYFGASYAARIAAHNRVTFQLNAMSREKARIVEAIGDAFWIAFNIVFIIESIDFIGRLKPFVKAQTLGWEMRYIYLALPIAFTLMTIRILQVNYMKLVMGIDPADPDRASVEAAMEFAADEQRAYDRRHP, encoded by the coding sequence ATGTCCGCGTTCTGGTTATTTGTCGACAAGTTCGAAAGCCATGTCTGCCGCGTGCTTCTGGCCGTGTTCGTGACGCTTCTGTTCGTACAGATCGTCGCCCGCCAGTTGTTCGGCTTCTCGATCACCTGGATCGAGGAACTTTCGGTCATCCTTTTCGTCTGGTTTGCCTATTTCGGCGCGTCCTATGCCGCGCGGATCGCGGCGCATAACCGCGTCACTTTCCAGTTGAACGCGATGTCGCGCGAAAAGGCCCGTATCGTCGAGGCGATCGGCGATGCGTTCTGGATCGCCTTCAACATCGTTTTCATCATCGAATCGATCGATTTCATCGGCCGCCTGAAGCCGTTCGTGAAGGCCCAGACGCTTGGCTGGGAGATGCGCTACATCTATCTGGCGCTGCCGATCGCGTTCACGCTGATGACGATCCGCATCCTTCAGGTCAATTACATGAAACTGGTGATGGGCATCGATCCGGCCGATCCGGACAGAGCGAGCGTCGAGGCCGCGATGGAATTTGCCGCCGACGAACAGCGCGCCTATGACCGGAGGCATCCCTGA
- a CDS encoding TRAP transporter large permease: protein MDGWLIEILFGSFFGLLLLGAPITVALGVASLVAMLYLGDNPIKMVQMAWSSVGSFPLMALPAFILAGALMEAAGLSRRLIAFAESLAGPFTGGLGAATVMACLFFGAISGSGPATTAAVGMLMIPAMARQGYGPGYAASVTAAAGGLGIIIPPSIPMVIFGISAMGMQPPPEAVEMHGAFQSVSISKLFIAGVLPGVVMAGGLLTMNYIRCRIRGFHGSDEPFSLRRVASAGYHGFWALLAPVVILGGIYSGYFTPTEAAIVAIFYTLFVGAVIYRELDVRQVIKSLDTTTWLAGRVLLVLFAATIFGRLLVENDVPGVIAGGILSLTDNLYVIWAMVIGLLLIIGMFMETLAAIMILVPVMLPVAYMMGIDPIHFGIVMICTLSVGFQTPPLGENLFIASGISGISIERISLRAIPFAIASVIAIFIIASFPAISLWLPRMMGY from the coding sequence ATGGACGGCTGGCTCATCGAAATTCTGTTCGGATCGTTCTTCGGCCTGCTGTTGCTCGGCGCGCCGATCACCGTGGCGCTCGGCGTCGCCTCGCTGGTTGCCATGCTCTATCTCGGCGACAACCCGATCAAGATGGTGCAGATGGCATGGTCGTCGGTGGGCTCCTTCCCGCTGATGGCGCTGCCCGCCTTCATTCTTGCCGGCGCGCTGATGGAAGCGGCCGGTCTCTCGCGCCGGCTGATCGCGTTCGCGGAAAGCCTCGCCGGTCCGTTTACCGGCGGGCTCGGCGCTGCGACCGTCATGGCCTGTCTGTTCTTCGGCGCGATCTCGGGCTCCGGCCCGGCAACGACGGCTGCCGTCGGCATGCTGATGATCCCGGCGATGGCCCGTCAGGGCTATGGCCCCGGCTATGCGGCCTCGGTCACGGCGGCGGCGGGCGGTCTCGGCATCATCATTCCGCCCTCGATCCCGATGGTGATTTTCGGCATTTCGGCGATGGGCATGCAGCCGCCGCCGGAAGCGGTCGAGATGCATGGCGCATTCCAGTCGGTGTCGATCTCCAAGCTGTTCATCGCCGGCGTCCTGCCGGGCGTGGTGATGGCGGGCGGCCTTCTGACCATGAACTATATCCGCTGCCGGATTCGCGGCTTCCACGGTTCGGATGAACCGTTTTCGCTGCGCCGCGTCGCCAGCGCCGGCTATCACGGCTTCTGGGCATTGCTTGCGCCGGTGGTGATCCTCGGCGGCATTTATTCGGGCTATTTCACGCCGACCGAGGCCGCGATCGTGGCGATCTTCTACACGCTGTTCGTGGGCGCGGTGATCTATCGTGAACTCGATGTCCGTCAGGTGATCAAGTCGCTCGACACCACCACCTGGCTTGCGGGCCGCGTGTTGCTGGTGCTGTTTGCGGCAACGATCTTCGGCCGGCTTCTGGTCGAAAACGACGTGCCGGGCGTGATCGCCGGCGGCATCCTGTCGCTGACCGACAATCTCTATGTGATCTGGGCCATGGTCATCGGCCTGCTGCTGATCATCGGCATGTTCATGGAGACGCTGGCGGCGATCATGATCCTGGTGCCGGTGATGCTGCCGGTCGCCTACATGATGGGCATCGACCCGATCCATTTCGGCATCGTGATGATCTGTACGCTGTCGGTCGGCTTCCAGACCCCGCCGCTTGGCGAGAACCTGTTCATCGCATCCGGCATTTCCGGGATCTCGATCGAGCGGATCAGCCTGCGCGCGATCCCGTTCGCGATCGCCTCGGTGATCGCAATCTTCATAATCGCCAGCTTCCCGGCAATCTCCCTCTGGCTGCCGCGAATGATGGGCTACTAG
- a CDS encoding nuclear transport factor 2 family protein — protein sequence MTATKPKLSADDLKATFDAFNRHDIDGVMTHFADDCVFFTVAGDHEYGNRIEGKDAIAKAFVGVWTAMPDVQWADHSHFLSEDGTRGVSQWTFRATNPDGSRTEVQGVDLFRIRDGRIVEKQAIRKQRPAIPAK from the coding sequence ATGACTGCAACAAAACCGAAACTTTCCGCAGACGACCTGAAGGCGACATTCGATGCCTTCAACCGCCACGATATCGACGGGGTCATGACCCATTTCGCCGATGACTGCGTGTTCTTCACCGTCGCCGGCGATCACGAATACGGCAACCGGATCGAAGGCAAGGACGCGATCGCCAAGGCGTTCGTCGGTGTGTGGACAGCGATGCCGGACGTTCAGTGGGCCGATCACAGCCATTTCCTGTCCGAGGACGGCACGCGCGGCGTCAGCCAGTGGACCTTCCGCGCCACCAACCCCGACGGCTCCCGCACCGAGGTGCAGGGCGTCGATCTGTTCCGGATCCGCGACGGCCGGATCGTCGAGAAGCAGGCGATCCGCAAGCAGCGCCCTGCCATACCCGCCAAGTGA
- a CDS encoding NAD(P)/FAD-dependent oxidoreductase, giving the protein MQVNEKRLGSKPFDPHYDPLTARAIGPGSDYAPTYWIGTAGEVPEDDGPVAGDMDVDAVVIGSGYTGLSTAIHLARMHGIKATVLEANGVAYGCSTRNGGQAQISSGRLKRSQWIERWGLDTARALHDEIVEAFDLFRGLIRDHAIACEPQDGGHYYIAHKASAMPSLEAETRLLNDRFGYGARMLGREEVHETVARDMEAHGAMWEPDGTGIHAAKLAFGYLRVARELGAKVHTDSPVQGWEYRNGVHHLKTPGGVVRTKRVAVATAAYAPRGLHPRVKDRLLPIMSNSVVTRVLTDDELQSVGIKKLSPLTDTRTLRNYYRLLPDNRLQIGSRAAITGRDASNPAHLKGLCDAMARKFPALAGIELDYSWWGWVDVSHDMMPRITGMPDLPGAYYALGYGGNGVMYSAMAGRRMAQLVAGEPIPDLPIYGSELKHEGWKTPFRRLGQWGLYQLYHYRDERT; this is encoded by the coding sequence ATGCAGGTCAATGAGAAACGCCTGGGATCGAAACCCTTCGATCCGCATTATGATCCCCTGACCGCCCGCGCCATCGGGCCGGGCAGCGATTACGCGCCGACCTACTGGATCGGCACGGCCGGTGAAGTGCCCGAGGACGACGGACCCGTCGCCGGCGACATGGACGTCGATGCGGTGGTGATCGGCTCCGGCTATACCGGGCTTTCGACGGCCATACACCTTGCCAGGATGCACGGCATCAAGGCGACCGTGCTGGAGGCCAACGGCGTTGCCTATGGCTGCTCCACCCGCAATGGCGGCCAGGCGCAGATCAGCTCGGGCCGGCTGAAGCGCAGCCAGTGGATCGAGCGCTGGGGCCTCGACACGGCGCGCGCCCTGCACGACGAGATCGTCGAGGCCTTCGACCTGTTTCGCGGGCTTATCCGCGACCATGCAATCGCCTGCGAGCCGCAGGATGGCGGGCATTATTACATCGCTCACAAGGCGTCGGCGATGCCGTCGCTGGAGGCCGAAACGCGTCTGCTCAATGACAGGTTCGGCTATGGCGCACGGATGCTTGGCCGTGAGGAAGTCCATGAAACGGTCGCCCGCGATATGGAGGCCCACGGCGCGATGTGGGAGCCGGACGGCACCGGCATTCACGCCGCCAAGCTCGCCTTCGGTTATCTGCGGGTCGCCCGCGAACTCGGCGCGAAGGTTCACACCGACAGCCCGGTTCAGGGCTGGGAATACAGGAACGGCGTCCACCATCTGAAGACCCCGGGCGGCGTTGTGCGCACCAAGCGCGTGGCCGTTGCCACGGCCGCCTACGCGCCGCGCGGCCTGCATCCACGCGTCAAGGATCGGCTGCTGCCGATCATGTCGAACAGCGTCGTCACAAGGGTCCTGACCGATGACGAACTGCAATCCGTCGGCATCAAGAAGTTGTCGCCCCTGACCGACACCCGCACGCTGCGCAACTACTACCGCCTGCTGCCGGACAACCGGTTGCAGATCGGCTCTCGCGCGGCGATCACCGGGCGGGACGCTTCCAACCCGGCGCATCTGAAGGGGCTTTGCGATGCGATGGCGCGCAAGTTCCCGGCGCTTGCCGGCATTGAACTCGATTACAGCTGGTGGGGCTGGGTCGATGTTTCCCACGACATGATGCCGCGCATCACCGGCATGCCGGATCTGCCCGGCGCCTATTACGCGCTCGGCTATGGCGGCAACGGGGTGATGTATTCGGCCATGGCCGGCCGCCGCATGGCGCAGCTCGTGGCCGGCGAGCCGATCCCCGACCTTCCGATCTACGGCTCGGAACTGAAACACGAGGGCTGGAAAACGCCCTTCCGCCGGCTCGGACAATGGGGCCTCTACCAACTTTATCACTACCGTGACGAACGGACTTAA